From Triticum dicoccoides isolate Atlit2015 ecotype Zavitan unplaced genomic scaffold, WEW_v2.0 scaffold5193, whole genome shotgun sequence:
TGCAGCAGAGCTGTAATCAGTCTAGCTTGCTTTGCTTGCTTCACCTACCAAGTCATCAGCACACCCGGAGATTCTGAGATCTCAACTCTGTTGCAAGAGACTCGTACGGTGCCTGCTGCCGGAGATGGCGGAGACGGTGGTGAGCATGGCGAGGTCCATGGTGAGGGGCGCCATCAGGGTGGCTGCTTCTGCCGCTGCCGCTGAGGTGGGCCTCCTCGTCGGCGTCCGAAAGGATATCTGGTATGCATTAGCATTCACATCATCTCTAGCTGCCGCTTAATTTGTTAAGATCACTCCACCATGAATAtcctccaattttatttttatttgtgcTCTCAAAAGTATTCGTAGCTAGCTAGTCTCACTGGTCAAAATTAATGATTGAACTCCGGTGATAGCTGCCTTCGTATCTGTTAATTTAGAGATGCAGTGTTGCATTCCATCAGCTGGTGAATGGCACCGGTTAGCGTTGATCTAATTCTCTTTTGAACACGGGTTTGGTAGGTTCATTAAAGACGAGCTCGAGACGATGGAGGCATTCC
This genomic window contains:
- the LOC119346825 gene encoding disease resistance protein Pik-2-like, encoding MAETVVSMARSMVRGAIRVAASAAAAEVGLLVGVRKDIWFIKDELETMEAFLEVAESINKKDVLLKVWAKQVRDLSYNIED